The genomic DNA CTATATTACATGCCATTAGCACCCCATCCTCAAGTCTTGATCATCCCAACCATCTCCAGACAGCCCAAAATGTTTCCTCAGGGGCAATATCACCCATCGCTGAGAAGTGCTGATACAGATAAAAGGACAGGTAGCCTCTGAccccttgttttcttctttcctctaggATGATGCTGTCTCCCCTTTTTCCATAGCTACACCTCTGGTCCCTCTAAGCTTGATTGACTGGGGATGGTTAGAATTAGCTACTGACTCGAGAGAGCATTTGCAGAGCCCAGGGTGGGTGCCCTTCTCCCTCCCTAGACCAAAGTCCTCATGGGCAAAGACAACATCTCTATTATCCTCTTACCTGCACCAAGCCTATAGTATGCACTCCATATGCTTAATTAGATTGAATTTTTGTTCCAGAGTCAACGACAGAAAATGGGGACTGTGTAGACTTCTGGTCTAACCCAAATGTGTAAATTAGATTCAAGGAATCATCCTTGGTAATAAGGGTGGAGTggtcttcagaactgtgagtcatAGGGTCAGATTATTAAGAGTTAACAAAAAGTAGGGGTGGGGGAAGAAGAAACACTCCCTTGCTGTTGAGTGATTGTCATGCAATAAATGCCTCTTGTAGAGAACTggggaattgtctttcctgaatttttaatttccttctgcAGCTTTGCTCACTTTCAGGAAGGCAGACAAGTGGTCCTCAGTCACACCTACAACCTAATATGGCCATGGGGGATAGACCCAGAAAGTAACACCCCAAGACCGTGGAAGCAGATAACAAATGCAGGCTCTGGGATTAATGCAGACAACATCTTCAATCTTACGTCAGGATGGGAGGATGTCACAGAAGGACAGTAACCTTGGTGATACCATATTTTGAATAAATCAGTTGCAGCAATTTGCAAAGCAAAATAATAGACTAGGATGAAACTCTAACCCGCATTACCTGACACATGGCAGTCTTCTTATCAAATCTTGCTCCCACCCTTGGATCCCCTAACACCCTCATTCTAAGAGCAAGAAGCTGTTAATTTTTCCAGTGTACTGAATCGGCATACACCAGATACTAGCTTATCCAGATGTTCTAAAGGGTGTTATAGATCCATAGAATTTGGGGGCCTAAGGGGACCCTGTAGAATGATACCATTGGAAATCCTCATGTTCCGCATATTTAACAAATAACCCATGAGAGAAGGAAAATAGCGTGATTAGCTCTGTGAGAGGGAACACGTCAGAACAAAGTACATCTCTGATGCCTTCTTCCACTCCCCCTACTCCCAAACCCAAAAAGTTCCACTTTCTACAAGTGTGAGGGGTGGGGCAGGTGGCCTGGAAATATAGCCTGTACAAATGCAAGTCGAGTATTTGTAAGGATTGCTGCAATACCCACCTCCACAGCTTCGGATACGGGTGAGACACTATTGGTTTTCCTGGAGCCCACGCGGAACTTGGCAGCCTTGTAGATCTTCCAGTACACGAAGAGCACCACGCAGAGCGGCAGGTAGAAGGCGCCCACGGTGGAGAACACGGCGTAGGAAGGCTCACGGCTGACCTGGCACTCCTCGCTGCCCTCAGAGTAAGTCTCTCCCCAGCCAAAAAGCAGCGGGGCCAGAGAGATGACAGCGGACAGCGCCCAGGTAAGCGCAATCATGACGTTGGAGACGCACTTGCGGGTACGGAGCGTGTATTCCAGGTGGCGCGTGATGGACCAGTAGCGGTCCAGGGCGATGGCCGTCACATTCCAGATGCTGGCCGTGCAGCAGAGCACGTCGCACGCGATCCACAGTTGGCACAGCCGCCGGCCCAGCTGCCAGCGGCGCCCGGACAGCTCGTGTACCAGGCTCAGCGGCATGACCAGCGCGGCTACCAGGACGTCCGAGATGGCCATGGACGCCACCAGGTTGTGGGGCACACGGTGGAAGGTGCGCACACGGAGGATGGTAGCCAGCACCAGCAGGTTCCAGGCGAACGTTGCTGCCACCAGAAAGCCCAGCAAGGTGAGAATAAGCACTCCGAAGACTGAATTCAGGGGCGGGCTGGGGCGCAGGTCATCTTTGCCGAGGCTGCGGTTGGTCTCCAAAGGGGAGGGGGTGGAGAGGGAAAAGGAGGTTAGGTTCACAGGTAAATCCATCTCTGGGTCAGGAGACCGGCCTGGGGTGCTTGCAGAAAGGGTGTTCAGGAGGACTTAAGGTGGCCACTGCGCCCAGAGCCAACCTGGATGTTTGCAACCTCTGGCCAGTGGTGGGGTTTCTGGAAAGTGCCTGTGAATTTGGCCCCAATCTCCTGTTAGTGAGCATCCGTGGGAGACGGCGTGGCTGCAAGTGCGGCAGGTCTGAAGCCCTGAGAGGCTACGGAAGCAGAGGCGAGGGGCTGCGTCTCCAGCCAGGGCCCTCCCAGGCTGTCAGGAGCCCCGGGCTCCTTGCCTCGGCGGAAAAGGCTATCTGGCGGCCCAGAACCGAGCATCTCCCCTATGGGGGAGAAGCAGGGCGGCCCGCAGCATGTGGATGCGGGAGAGGAGCTGGTGCGTCAGAGCAGTCGTTCTCACCGCTTTGCCTCCCTGCCCACCCTTCTCTCTAGGCAGCCGGCTGCAGCTTTAACTCCAGGCTAGGGAAGCCAGTCTGGGGGGAGACCTGCTTTCTGGGACCTGCCTTCTGTCCCGGTTGTACCCGCCACCCTGTCTGAGGCTGCATCTCCGCAGAGCGAATGCTGTCGCGCCCGCCTTATCCAAGTTGAGATCTAGCCCTACGTAAGCCATCAGCTGATaaggcctcctctcccctcctcctggcTCGGAGCGCCTGCGGCTTTGGGGCTGTCCGCGGTGCTGCTGAGCTCCTGCGCTCCACTCGCCGGGCGGTTCTCAGCGCGCGCCCCCTCGTGCGGTGCTGTCCGCGGTGCTGTCCGCGGAGCTGCCGCCTCACCCTGCCCGGATGCCGGAGGGTTGGCGCTGTCCACGGTGCTGTCGCTCTTGCCTGAAATGGGTTCCCACGTGGAACAAGTTGACCAATGAACTTTCCTCGAAACGTTCCCCTAGCCACCCACACGCATCCCTCTAGGGGTGGTCTGGAGACTTTGAACACTGCTTTCTCAGCTTTCCATAAGTATCTGCTGTTCCTATAAGAGCTCCGAGTTTAGGGGTCTAAGATCATTTCACTAACTTTTGTTCTCTGCAAGATTTCAGCACATGATTGCCTTCTTCTTACCCAGCTCTCAGTTGCTTCCCTTAAGAGTTGTTTTCCTTAAAGGAGAAGAGGCTCTGAGATAGCAGGTGCTGCTGTTCCTAGAGATGGCTGAGGTGTTGGAGGTAGAATGCTTCACCTGGCTCCAAGGAATGACTGAAGAATGCTTTACCTCCTCAGAGTCATAAGGCAGCTGTGTAGTCCCCGTGGTTCCTACTAAATTTGCTTCTTGAGAAGGAAAAATTAGTATACAAGTTATTACGAGAGCTCCATCTCACACAAAAGAGGGAATGTAACTCTCCCCTCACACAAATCCCACAAACACATCCATATACATTGAGAAAATATCAAAAGCTTCTAACCAGAAGTTAAGATTTAAAGCACCTTATAAAGAAGCACATGATATAGCAATataaaagaagttaaaattttacagcaaaccaccatggtatgtggattcctatgtaacaaacctgcacattcttcacatgtactccagaacttgaagtataataaaaataaataaataaaaagaaattttttaaatggcaacagAAATGACATTAACGAAAGTAAGGTGGTAATAAGctttgtttttaagtatataaaatgtcattaaaGTAAAATGAGTACATTTACAAGTAAATTGGATCAGAAACATTTTAGCTATTTAAAGGTTAGCAACGTGTCTTGGTATAAGATTTTGTTTCTTGCAGAGTAAAACAAGCTACAGGAGAATGCACTGAGAAAAGAGAAACTCCTCCACTGGAACCCAGAGGAgaggataaaataattaaaaacaggatTATTCACAGGGCTGTTTCAGACACCACTTAAAAAGAGCTGATCGTGACTGCCTGCGTGCAGCAACTGTGCATGGCCCCAGTCAAGGAGCAAGCTTGTGCTTGTTTAGGGCACATCACCTTCTTGAGGTCATGGAACTAATTGGAATGAGATGTAAACTATGATCGTAttctttgaaaaaagttttgcatCTAAACCTGGAGGAATGGATGAGCTGTGTTCCCCACAGGCAGGCTGCGATGGACCTCTTCATATAAATCTTGAAAGGCATTGTGGGCTTGCAATTATATTCCCTACTGATTCCCTGGGCCACAGCTGCCTGTACTGATAGTCAAGTGATCAACAAAACAGTCTAATAGAGACAAAGCCAAGGATAACTGAGgataatttgttaaaattagagtGCCATAAAGTAAGGGACTGAATAGAATATTCCCACAAAGGAGAGAGCCAATGGAGCATTTCCAGAGGGGATAACCCCTGTTCAGAAAGTCTGGTTTAcctcaaaaatacacaaatgaaaaatCATAGTATTTCAGTTTTATCTTAAAGCATAGCCCCaattttatcttgaaaaatactgaaaagaaaaaaaaatctgaaaggtATAAAACTCCCATCTGCCATACAGTACCTCTGAAATGGCAGCATTGGGAAATATAATTTCCTGGGTTGTCACCTGTTGGGTTAAattgtttctcttcttcctcccttacACATGCCAGATTTATAAATGGAGGTCCTAACCCCTAGAACCTCAtagtgtgactatatttggaaaaAAGGTCTTTAAAGGGATGATTGAGTTAAAATGAGGCCGTAGATAGGACCTCATTCGATCTGACTGATATCGTTATGAAAAGAGGAAATGTAGACATGCAAATAGACATTAGGGATGTGTGTGCATAGGATAGACCACGTGAGAATGAAGTTTGAAgctggccatctgcaagccaaggagagagatgTTAGAAGATACCAGCCCAGCCTAcattttgattttggatttccagCTGCCGGAACTATGAACAAACAAATTTCTAGtgtaagccactcagtctgtggcattttgttatggcagccctagaaagcTAATATACCATTTGACAAAAGATACTGGCAAAAGATACAACCACATAACTGAACAAGATGCTTTACTGGGGGCAGAGGAAATTACAGACATATCAACAAATTATGGGACGTCCACTAAAAGCTTTCCTTTACAACATGTCATTTGCAGCTGTCTAACAATCATTTAGAGTGAAGACTGGGTTGTCTATTGAAGTTGCTTACACTTTGTAATCATAATCAAGTCAGGTCATTCGCATGtagaaaaatacttattttagattttctataATTGGAAGCTATTAATCTATTTCATTCAAGTAagagttttttgcttttgttttttgagacagagtctctctctgtcatccaggctggagtgcattggcacaatctcagctcactgcaacgtctaccttctgggttcaagcaattcctgggtattttttttttgtttttttagtagacatgagcttacaccatgttggcaaggctgatctcgaactcctgatctcaagtgatccacccccctctgcctcccaatgtgttgggaatacaggcctAAGCCTCTGTGCACAGCCAAGACTAATGATTTTTAATCTAACAGGGTATAAACCATGCATGATACGATTTCAGATTCCACATCACAATAAACCTTTAAGGTGCTGCCAATAACTTCACAGAAAAAATATCCATAATCATCTGAAGAGTATTAAAATACTCTCTTTTCAGCTATTTATCTATATGGAAGTGGATGTTCTTCACTATCTTAAACCAAAATAACATAACAGATAGAACAGAGAAACATATGACGTTCTAGCTGTCTtgaagagatttgcaaaaatgttaAACAATGCCATTCACAAGtattttttggaaaatagttatttttcataatgaggtgtcatttatttaaacatgtaatgggtttgttttatttttaataaatacacaaatatgttGAAAATGTCTCCTGTTTGTTTTCCAGCATATATTAATAGATCTATAACCCAtgtaaacaaaagctctttggggtACTCGATTTTAAAGAATATGCAGGGATCCTGAAAATCACTGTCACCAGAACATCACACTAGTCCACCGCGTTGATGTGGGATGTTCATGAGACAGGACAAGCAAGAAAAGAAGTCTCAAGTTTACTAGAGACCTCTGTAAAATACATGTGCtccaaactgtgagaaataattttgtctttgaaGAATCAGATGACCACGGCATCATGGAAGATGTCAGGGCTTCAGTGCCCTGGAGCATGACAGGGCAttcctttcattataaaaatatacatgttgCACCTGGTACCTCCCCTGCTGGAAAGGAAACTCAGGCTTGGTCAGCCCTTTGATTGCCAGAGGCAGCTGCTCTGACTCACATCCTGGTGACGTGGAAAGGCTGCCAGGTTTGGATGGGGCTAAGAGCAGGAAACAGCTCTAGGAGAAGTCCTGGCTGCAGTGAAAGCAGCCTACTGCTGGGGCTTTACGACTTGCAAACTTTACGTTACTGGGAGTACCTGTAATAGGAAAAACATCATGACGATTTGATGACAAGCACCAGTAAAAGTCACAATATAGACCCTGAGGGTTCCGGAGCAAAGTCACCTCATGTACAGCAGGAAGCATCGCACTGTTGGGAAAGCAGCTTGTGTGAGCCAGGACTCCAGCATAAATAGAGCATCTGAGCATGAGACGTTAAGTGATGCTGGAGCAAACTATAACCATCGTGATGTGGAATTGTGCAGGCCCACACACAAGACTGGGTGGGCTCAGCAGCAAAACAGCATAAAACGAAGTGGTGCAGAGCAGAGCTGCATGGAGGGCGCAAGCCAGCTCCACCAGAGGTGGCCCAGACCACCCTGCCATCTGTCATCACTGTGCAAGCACCTACCCCTCAGCTCAAAGCCCTGGCTGCATGGCCAGCTAATGGGATACCAGCAGGGCCAAGGGGGATTCAAAGATGGGTCAGCCTGCTGCGTTGGTGCAAGTCAGAAAGAAGACTGCTGCTATCTCATGGCTCTACTCTGGGTGGCCTTGGAGACAGCAGTCAGGGGACATCGTTCCAAGGAACAGAACTCCAGGTACCACACCTGATCTTCCATTTTGTGTGAAAAAAGTTTTGGCCTGAAGCAAGACTGGATACAGACCCATGAGCAGTGGCTAAAGGTTCAGATGGTGAatgatgggaaggaaggaggtCTGTGAAAGAGGCATGTAGATGAACCAAAGGGAATAAGGACAAAGCCTGGATATCTTTTCATCACTTTTCACATCCTCCAGAGAGCATCCACTGCAGATTAGAATACTGGCAACAGGATGGCTCAGCCCAGCGATGACAACCTGTCACTTGTCCACCCCAGTTCAGCACAATAGTTGAGTGGAGTAACCATGGCAGCAGGGAGGGAAGCTGTGCATGGCTGAAGCAGCGTGGTCTCTCAGCAAGCCTGGTCTAGTTACCGCTGCCTAACATCCAACCTGCCAGTCATGGAGACCAATACTGAACCCCCAAATTGGCACATCCCCTAAGGAGATCACCAGCCACCTTGAAGGGTAGCTATTCATCAGCAGGGATGGATCTGCCTCTCCTGCCTGCAGGATCTCAGGCAGATCACTGTGCAAGGACCTCTGTAAGTTTCCCTCTTCTGACCCAGGATTGCATTTAGCATCCTTGGAACCAACGGCTCCACTTTACAGCAATGAGCACTTGGCCTCGGGTCCCACACAGACCACTCGTTGCAAGTTGAGCTGCACCTCTCCTGACTGAGAAAGAAGAAGTGTTGAAGTCCTCACCCGTGGTATCCATAAATGTGACCttctttggaaatagggtcttggCTAAAGTTAAGattgttggccgggtgcggtggctcacgtctataatcccagcactttgggaggccaacgtgggtggatcacgaggtcaagagatcgagtccatcctggtcaacatggtgaaaccccgtctctactaaaaatacaaaaattagctgggcatggtggcgcgtgcctgtaatcccagctactcgggaggctgaggcaggagaattgcttgaacccagaaggcggaggttgcggtgagctgagattgtgccattgcactccagcctgggtaacaagagtgaaactccgtctcaaaaaaaaaaaaaaagattgttctgGATTAatgtgggccctaaatccaatgacagtAACCTCATAAGGAGAGGGGgatgtgaagacacagacacagagagaaaaggccatgtgaagacatagcTGAATGATCTGCCACACATCAATGAACATCGAGGACTGGTAGCAACACCAGGAGCCAGCGAGGCAAGGAAGGGCTCTTCCCTGGACCCCCCAGGGAGCATAGCCCTGTCTGCTGAAACCAGATCTACAGCCTTTACACCATGGGAAAattaatttgtgttgttttaagccccaTAGCTTGTGGCACATGGTTGTAGCCACCCTAGGAAATTAACACACTATTTTACCCAGAAACTGCCAGCCTGATGGAGTGGGGGGATAGCATCTCGAATGTTCTAGGGAGATGCCACTAGGAGATACTACTCTGCAGCCCATTCCTCCACAGATAGTAATACCATACATCGATGTCAATTTATGGGACTGTGCCTTTGAGGTGGACTATACAGACAGGCCTGGAAATCACAGAATAGAACATTATCATGCTTTCTGTCACAATCAGTGACCACCTGGCAAAGTTGTCCTTCTTGTCCATGTGACTTTAGGATCTGTGGGTCTAGAGGTTCTGGTTCCTAGAGAGACAGAGCTTCCATCAGGTGCCACAAAAATAGTTCACTGTAACTTTTTCGCTTTGAGCTGCTCATGCCAAAAGACTAGCAGGCAAGGACAAGGGTCATCAACCCCACAGGGGTAACTGATTGTGAGGAGGTGGCAGGGTGCAGCTATGGAGGGGATAGAGAAGGACGCTGCATTATTCCATActcatgctgctgtgaagaaatacccgagactgggtaatttatagagaaaagaggtttaattgactcacagttccacatggctggggaggcctcaggaaacttacaatcatggcagaagggaaggcAAGCACAACCTTCAtaaccaggaggcaggagagagaagtgccagCAGGGAAAACACCAGATGGTTATAAAACCATCACTATCACGggaacaacatgggggaaacctcccccatgatccagttacttCCCACTAGGttcctcccataacatgtggctATGAtgggactacaattcaagatgagatttgggtagagacacagccaaaccatatcagatgtgTCTGACAGCCAGATGATTAGTGTGGACATGTCATTCTCCAGAATGTAAATACGTAGATGTGACAGTCAGGGCATGAAAAGAGCTCAATGACCAGTGGGTCAGATCCCTCAGGGATGAGGGCCTTACCTGAGGGATGATTCTGACACCAAGGGCATCAGAAATGCTAGCACAGGTGCAGAGAAACACAGGCAGGTAGTGGCAAAGGGAGATGATGTGTGTCTGTGACAGCCTTGGGATCTGCTGCAACAGTGGGGGCAATGCCTGATCCACCAACAAGAACCCTGGATGGAAAGGACTCACTGAGAAGCAAGTAGGCTTGAGGGTATAAGAAGTGGACTGCAGTGGACGCTATGGCATTTTGTCCAGGTCCCTTCCTCTGTCCCAATTCCTCCTTCcctaaattctgggtatcagctaTTGATGGATGGCTCATAGCTACATCCCTCATTGGGCATTGAGCTGTGCTGCATAAAACAGCCTTCCCAATGTTGTCCCAATGTGGTCCCATCCCAGAAGGTGACCTGAAACCAGGGATTGACTGATGCAGGAATAGACAGTCCCAGCTCCCTTGCCTCTATCTGGGACAGTTATGATAGGCAACTCCTGCTCAAAGCCGCTGAAGGATCGGTCGAGGTCTCAATTGTAAACACACTGAACACGTATTACAGTATTCAGAAAGTGCAAATGCTTAGATGAACAGAAAACTCATAGCCTAAGAGAGCTCatcttctgaagaaaaaaaaaatcaaaatgcatgTGCCACAAAATAACGTTTCAGTCAACAGCAGACCACATATACAATGACAGTCCCATAAGATTAGATGcagctaaaaaaaaatcctatcaccTAATGAGTCATAATAGCGCAGCGTATtactcacctgtaatcctgatgTTAATAGTAACATTTTACACCTTCATGGcataggagcaataggctatccTATACAGCCCGAGGTATAGTAGATATCCCATATGGATTTGCATAAGTACAGTCTAAGATGTTTgcaaaacaacaaaattgcttAACAgcgcatttctcagaacatatccctattgttaagtgacacatgactataCCTATTTATTGGATAAAGTTACTAGTCTAAAGTGAGTACATTTTTGAGATGAGATTACTTGAAGTATCTTATTCAAGAATAGGAATTAGTTGTCTCTACATTCTTATCTGTCTCACTTAGAAATGTCCCATAATATAAGAGGCTAAACATAAATCTTAGCATGGTCATTATATTCATAACATTAAATTATTATCTTGGGAAGTGTCTAACAGTGGGATGTGTATCTTCTACTCATAGACCAAGTGCAAAAGCCACAGTTATTCTTGGTTTGCTTTCACCTCTCGCATTCCTCAGGCATCTGAATCAAAGTGAAAGGAAACAGCAATGTGTGGGAGAGGGCTGGGGAATAACCAAGGCCCTCTTTCTCCTGACTCTTCTTTAACCAGGCCAGGAATGTTCATCTGAAGTTTACCAGGCATATTTCAGAAAGCTACTTTTATAATAGGCATTTCCTTCTCTTTGGTAGTGGGGCGAAAGCAAGAACAAGTTTGGCATTTTGTGAGGTCAAATCTGTCTTCAGCTACTAGAACCA from Callithrix jacchus isolate 240 chromosome 11, calJac240_pri, whole genome shotgun sequence includes the following:
- the HTR5A gene encoding 5-hydroxytryptamine receptor 5A, translated to MDLPVNLTSFSLSTPSPLETNRSLGKDDLRPSPPLNSVFGVLILTLLGFLVAATFAWNLLVLATILRVRTFHRVPHNLVASMAISDVLVAALVMPLSLVHELSGRRWQLGRRLCQLWIACDVLCCTASIWNVTAIALDRYWSITRHLEYTLRTRKCVSNVMIALTWALSAVISLAPLLFGWGETYSEGSEECQVSREPSYAVFSTVGAFYLPLCVVLFVYWKIYKAAKFRVGSRKTNSVSPVSEAVEVKDPTKQPQMVFTVRHATVTFQTEGDTWREQKEQRAALMVGILIGVFALCWIPFFLTELISPLCSCDIPAIWKSIFLWLGYSNSFFNPLIYTAFNKNYNSAFKNFFSRQH